A single genomic interval of Malania oleifera isolate guangnan ecotype guangnan chromosome 11, ASM2987363v1, whole genome shotgun sequence harbors:
- the LOC131167372 gene encoding cyclin-dependent protein kinase inhibitor SMR9-like: MPPSPTRKPRYKRRRRRSQLSEYSKNPKGESVEHLPTTSPADHSSVSINDIKNDNDDGDSNDDHTTEVDRLISSDAGFCTPKAKRFRIPEGLSCPPAPKKRPPSSKKRSPIAFFASPDIELFFFVAFHDITA, translated from the coding sequence ATGCCACCATCTCCCACCCGAAAGCCCAGGTACAAGCGACGGCGACGGCGATCGCAACTGTCCGAATACTCGAAAAACCCGAAAGGGGAATCAGTGGAGCACTTGCCAACCACAAGCCCTGCTGATCATAGTTCAGTCAGCATCAATGACATCAAAAATGACAACGACGACGGCGACAGTAACGATGATCATACTACTGAGGTTGATAGGTTAATTAGTTCCGATGCTGGCTTTTGTACCCCCAAGGCCAAGAGGTTCCGAATCCCGGAAGGGTTGTCGTGCCCTCCCGCTCCGAAGAAGCGGCCCCCCTCCTCCAAGAAGAGATCCCCCATTGCCTTCTTCGCTTCGCCAGATATCGAGCTCTTCTTCTTCGTAGCATTTCATGATATTACAGCTTGA